The following proteins come from a genomic window of Pelagicoccus albus:
- a CDS encoding TonB-dependent receptor plug domain-containing protein gives MSILDKRHNTVAFASLALLAALPSVQGNTSGEDLSELSLEELANVPVVESAKKNQKLFDTPAGAIVFNEEEIQSLPVDSLPELLRYAPGVNIVRATNGVWGLSIRGINSRFLGRAQFTVDDQNLYGNAFGGLYGAQHDLSMDDIASVEVVYGPGGGLWGANSANGQINVILKSALETEGTVLRTQVGTEQSSVSGRVGWAIGDKSAIRVSAKSMHRTASESDFVDDTWDTYRLGVQFDTRPSSADLFTISAEAYKSDLGYTRDGADPSQGTYWIDQGAEIHQGFNAQTKWLRQIDAENGFTIRSWAGYTEMRAPYGDFDFSIVGVEGKARMSINDKQRLVFRTSVAVDNIEFYESSSVQFKSDYEPHTTYASSSAEYSIDLTESLQASIGLTAQYDTYSEETELLPSLKLVKRLEKDSRLWLSISESTRSVPNGMDDLSNFVFFGAPMETITIPTPYGNVPISTQFVTAQTADDIENEHLDAYEIGYRTRISNTSDFVLNVFYYEYRNLIGSLDGGVFPVFTGAIPYLEISSTISNFAHGHSSGFEATYSTQINKKIDANISYSYLADSYTPILAPGTTLADSPLQFSDLQVLDNGVPNHIASAWIFAQLNDDWRLDLGFRASSSFTNSLYKQSSIFQSDIRLSWNPRENTRLSLVGRNLLDPKTDESMLRHNFGYGTEQARELSLELRLEF, from the coding sequence ATGAGTATACTAGATAAACGCCATAACACTGTTGCCTTCGCCTCGCTCGCTCTGCTCGCTGCACTTCCTTCAGTACAGGGCAATACTTCCGGCGAGGATCTAAGCGAACTCTCACTCGAAGAGCTCGCGAACGTACCAGTCGTCGAATCGGCTAAAAAAAATCAAAAGCTCTTCGACACACCAGCAGGCGCTATCGTCTTTAACGAGGAAGAGATTCAGTCACTTCCCGTGGACTCGCTTCCTGAACTTCTACGTTACGCTCCCGGTGTAAACATCGTCCGCGCAACAAATGGCGTATGGGGTCTGAGCATACGAGGAATTAACTCTAGGTTTCTCGGGCGGGCACAGTTTACCGTCGACGATCAAAATCTATACGGCAACGCATTTGGTGGTCTGTACGGAGCTCAGCACGATCTGAGTATGGACGATATAGCATCGGTAGAAGTCGTCTACGGCCCTGGAGGCGGACTCTGGGGGGCGAACTCCGCGAACGGGCAGATAAACGTAATCCTGAAATCAGCGCTTGAAACAGAGGGCACAGTCTTACGCACGCAAGTTGGCACCGAACAGTCATCCGTATCCGGGCGAGTGGGTTGGGCCATCGGAGACAAATCCGCAATCCGTGTATCCGCCAAATCAATGCACCGCACAGCAAGCGAGTCTGATTTTGTAGACGACACTTGGGATACTTACAGACTTGGCGTCCAGTTCGACACCCGCCCGTCGAGCGCAGACCTTTTCACCATAAGCGCGGAGGCTTACAAGTCAGATCTTGGATACACAAGAGATGGGGCCGATCCCTCGCAAGGAACCTATTGGATCGATCAAGGAGCTGAAATCCACCAAGGCTTCAACGCCCAGACAAAGTGGCTGCGCCAAATCGACGCGGAAAATGGATTCACCATTCGTAGCTGGGCTGGATACACAGAAATGCGAGCCCCCTACGGAGATTTCGATTTTTCCATCGTAGGTGTAGAGGGTAAAGCTCGTATGTCGATCAACGACAAGCAGCGTCTGGTTTTCCGAACTTCAGTAGCAGTGGACAATATCGAGTTCTACGAGAGTAGTTCAGTGCAGTTCAAATCCGACTACGAACCTCACACCACATACGCTAGTTCAAGTGCCGAATATTCTATCGATCTGACGGAATCCCTACAGGCATCAATCGGCTTGACCGCCCAATACGACACCTATTCGGAAGAGACGGAATTGCTTCCCTCTCTTAAATTGGTAAAACGATTAGAGAAGGACTCTAGGCTATGGCTTTCAATTTCAGAGTCCACTCGCTCCGTTCCAAACGGAATGGACGACTTGTCGAACTTCGTCTTCTTCGGAGCGCCAATGGAGACCATTACCATTCCGACTCCATACGGAAACGTTCCGATCTCCACTCAGTTCGTGACGGCTCAAACCGCGGACGACATTGAAAATGAACATCTCGATGCCTATGAAATTGGATACCGTACCCGCATAAGCAATACGAGTGACTTTGTCTTAAACGTTTTCTATTACGAATATCGAAACCTCATAGGATCCTTGGACGGAGGCGTATTTCCAGTCTTCACAGGTGCGATTCCCTATTTGGAAATATCCTCTACCATATCGAATTTCGCGCATGGACACTCCTCTGGTTTCGAGGCGACTTACTCGACTCAGATCAACAAGAAGATCGATGCGAACATAAGCTACTCATACCTAGCCGATTCCTATACACCGATACTAGCGCCCGGAACAACTTTGGCGGATTCTCCACTTCAGTTTTCTGACCTTCAAGTGTTAGACAATGGGGTGCCAAACCACATCGCCTCCGCGTGGATTTTCGCTCAATTGAACGACGATTGGCGATTAGACCTAGGCTTCCGTGCAAGCTCCTCCTTTACCAATTCTCTCTATAAGCAGTCCTCCATCTTCCAATCGGACATAAGACTTAGCTGGAACCCACGAGAAAACACCAGACTGTCCCTTGTGGGTCGTAACCTGTTGGATCCCAAAACAGACGAGAGCATGCTGCGCCACAATTTCGGATACGGAACCGAACAAGCAAGAGAGCTTTCCCTAGAGCTCAGGCTAGAATTTTAA
- a CDS encoding GatB/YqeY domain-containing protein — protein sequence MKEKLKELHQKARIARDPIATEAYGAALAAIQEGEVRANEDFSEAKATAVVEKEAGKFSESAAAFAKVGREDKAKEIEACAELLRDLLPAKLEADAYPKLVADAVESTGATSMRDMGAVMAKLKADHGTALDMKIASAEVKKVLG from the coding sequence ATGAAAGAAAAGCTCAAGGAACTTCACCAAAAAGCCCGTATCGCTCGCGATCCGATCGCGACCGAGGCATATGGGGCGGCCCTTGCCGCTATCCAAGAAGGGGAAGTGCGAGCAAACGAAGATTTTTCCGAAGCTAAGGCTACTGCGGTAGTCGAGAAAGAAGCGGGCAAATTCTCCGAGTCTGCCGCGGCATTTGCTAAGGTGGGCCGTGAAGACAAGGCGAAGGAAATCGAAGCCTGTGCAGAACTGCTGAGGGATCTATTGCCTGCCAAGTTGGAGGCGGACGCTTATCCTAAGCTTGTTGCGGATGCGGTCGAATCCACCGGCGCTACTTCTATGCGGGATATGGGAGCAGTGATGGCCAAGCTGAAGGCCGATCATGGCACTGCCTTGGATATGAAAATCGCCTCTGCAGAGGTGAAGAAGGTTCTTGGTTAA
- a CDS encoding SpoIIE family protein phosphatase, giving the protein MPNRPTLNPDLKRISVDIDGYDPAASEDQKVTISLEQLQAALQKAHQAGTENEKIAATAYNPEMFFWQLMDTLPDHVYFKDRRSRFTCVNRAQANFLGLEDPNDAIGMSDFEFFPEDFASLQFEDEQEIIRSGVGYSLHEEKHIRANENQRFLLSSKLPLRNREGEIDGTFGISRDITNRYLAEREVERQRNLLELIIQILPCRIFVRDMEDRFALVNQTYLDALKLKKAEDLLGRKLSDFTDEARVEQIHLEDKRVREGYPIIGKIVEDLGIFNEDSWIVTSKIPLRGREGEIEGIVGMTYDITEQKRAEEEARELSSKLMSKNLEFEAELLVARQLQETLMSMGFNKHRSYTKTGTAWEVEASYFYKPSHHLAGDFFDLVQISENKLGVLVCDVMGHGVKAALVTMLLRGLISELSPLLDQPAKVLGQINKRLCSLAEDQEFPRFTTAIYFTIDLENGSARIANAGHPSPLWKTRDTKGREIFEPCPAGEIGPALGLIPDYEYTRHEFSIEETTEFLLYTDGIIEQKDSEGTEFGIQKLEEILLNNAERSIATQFRTIESALSRSAGSKEFSDDICLVAVKTSPIR; this is encoded by the coding sequence ATGCCGAATCGCCCCACCTTAAATCCCGACCTCAAACGGATATCCGTCGACATCGACGGGTACGATCCGGCAGCGTCCGAGGACCAAAAGGTTACGATAAGTCTCGAGCAATTGCAGGCCGCTTTGCAAAAAGCTCACCAGGCAGGTACCGAGAACGAAAAAATAGCCGCCACCGCGTACAATCCTGAAATGTTTTTCTGGCAGCTGATGGATACCCTGCCGGACCACGTCTATTTCAAGGACCGCAGGAGCCGCTTCACCTGCGTCAACCGGGCCCAAGCTAACTTTCTCGGACTCGAGGACCCGAACGACGCCATAGGCATGTCGGATTTTGAGTTCTTTCCGGAGGATTTCGCCAGCCTCCAATTCGAGGACGAGCAGGAGATCATTCGCTCCGGAGTGGGCTATAGCCTCCACGAAGAAAAGCACATACGGGCCAACGAAAACCAGAGGTTTCTCCTATCCAGCAAGTTGCCCCTCCGCAATAGAGAGGGCGAAATAGATGGCACATTTGGCATATCAAGGGACATCACCAATCGGTATCTGGCGGAACGAGAAGTCGAACGACAAAGGAACCTTTTGGAACTGATTATCCAAATTCTTCCCTGCCGCATATTCGTAAGGGACATGGAAGATCGATTCGCCCTCGTGAACCAAACTTATTTGGACGCCCTAAAACTGAAAAAAGCCGAGGATCTCCTTGGGAGAAAGCTTTCCGACTTCACCGACGAGGCGCGAGTAGAGCAAATCCACCTAGAGGATAAGCGGGTACGCGAGGGCTATCCCATAATTGGCAAAATAGTTGAGGATCTCGGTATTTTTAACGAGGATAGCTGGATCGTAACCTCGAAAATACCTTTGCGGGGTCGCGAAGGAGAAATCGAGGGCATCGTGGGCATGACCTACGACATCACCGAGCAGAAACGGGCTGAAGAGGAAGCTCGCGAACTCTCCAGTAAACTCATGTCTAAGAACTTGGAATTCGAGGCTGAGCTTCTGGTTGCGAGGCAATTGCAGGAAACCCTGATGTCCATGGGCTTCAATAAGCATCGCTCCTATACCAAGACCGGAACCGCTTGGGAGGTCGAAGCGAGCTACTTCTACAAACCAAGCCATCACCTAGCTGGGGACTTCTTCGACCTGGTTCAAATTTCAGAGAATAAGTTAGGCGTGCTTGTGTGCGATGTGATGGGCCACGGAGTGAAAGCCGCCCTAGTGACGATGCTTTTGCGTGGGCTCATCTCGGAGCTCTCCCCTTTGCTCGACCAGCCCGCCAAGGTACTTGGCCAGATCAACAAACGTCTCTGCTCCCTCGCTGAAGACCAGGAATTCCCTCGTTTCACGACCGCGATCTACTTCACAATCGACCTAGAAAACGGTTCAGCTCGTATCGCGAATGCGGGCCACCCGAGCCCACTCTGGAAAACCCGAGATACCAAAGGCAGGGAGATCTTTGAGCCTTGCCCAGCTGGTGAAATTGGCCCCGCCCTCGGCTTGATCCCCGACTACGAGTATACGAGACACGAATTTTCCATCGAAGAAACGACAGAATTCCTACTCTACACAGACGGAATCATAGAACAAAAAGACTCTGAGGGAACGGAATTCGGAATTCAGAAGCTTGAGGAAATTCTGCTTAACAATGCAGAGAGAAGCATCGCTACTCAGTTCAGAACCATCGAGTCCGCACTGAGCAGATCAGCGGGCAGCAAGGAATTTTCGGATGACATCTGTCTCGTCGCGGTAAAGACCTCGCCCATCCGCTGA
- a CDS encoding TonB-dependent receptor plug domain-containing protein, protein MRKTHKSLFISGLAVASYVSSASTVADELADLSLEELSGVPIVESAKKSQNLFDTPASAFVFDEEAIQNLPVDSIPEMLRYAPGVHMTRASNGIWGLAVRGMNSRFLGRTQFTVDDQNLYGTVFAGLYGAQHDLFLDDVASVEVVYGPGGGLWGVNANNGQVNVIMKSAFETEGNVLRTQIGTEQNSVAGRVGWAIGEKSAIRVFAKATHRKASESDLFEDDWDIYRTGVQFDTRPSTSDLFTISAEAYKSDLGFANNSADLSTGNYGLSVGEELHQGFNAQTKWTHQTDSESGFTVRSWLGYTELRAAYGNYNYSIWGLESRMRKKISDKQRLTITTTASVDQAELLDSVNIIFQPDYDEHSYNANAGAEYTYSLIPDKREISAGLSSQYDSYSDEVEILPSFRVMERLNEKTRIWFSYSKSTRSVPNGLNDFSYFVYYGLPMETVQIPTPLGNIPVSTQIVAAIEGGNMQNEQQNSYEIGFRHQFSDTSNLTLNTFYYVYRDLLGATDAPIEPVLTVPNPYLLTPSYVENSAEGEAYGFELSWDAALSKKFEVKLNYAFLQDSFQAILSGVENPAYILFQLGDVKNLDNNAPEHSASAWLLTNLSEEWQFDLGLRATSSYTNPEFKQPSIFQSDARLSWNPNDTLRLSLVGRNLLDPRTDESHLRHNIGFGTEQARELSVELRYEF, encoded by the coding sequence ATGCGTAAAACGCACAAATCACTCTTTATTTCCGGGCTCGCAGTAGCATCCTACGTCAGCTCGGCATCAACTGTAGCCGACGAATTGGCAGACCTCTCTCTCGAGGAACTCTCTGGCGTACCCATCGTCGAATCGGCGAAAAAAAGCCAGAACCTATTCGATACGCCCGCCAGCGCCTTCGTTTTCGATGAGGAAGCGATTCAGAACCTGCCAGTAGATTCCATCCCTGAAATGCTCAGGTACGCGCCGGGAGTGCATATGACTCGTGCCTCAAACGGGATTTGGGGACTCGCAGTTCGCGGCATGAACTCTCGTTTCCTGGGCAGAACCCAATTCACCGTGGATGATCAAAACCTGTACGGAACCGTATTCGCCGGTTTGTACGGAGCTCAGCACGACCTCTTTTTGGACGACGTGGCCTCAGTCGAGGTCGTCTATGGACCAGGCGGCGGGCTCTGGGGAGTCAATGCGAACAACGGACAGGTCAATGTGATCATGAAGTCAGCCTTCGAGACCGAGGGAAACGTGCTTCGGACTCAAATCGGAACCGAGCAAAACTCCGTAGCCGGACGAGTCGGCTGGGCAATCGGCGAAAAATCAGCTATCCGCGTATTTGCCAAAGCCACCCACCGTAAGGCCAGCGAATCCGACCTGTTCGAAGATGACTGGGACATTTACCGGACAGGTGTTCAATTCGATACGCGGCCGTCCACCTCCGATCTTTTTACGATCAGCGCTGAAGCTTACAAGTCGGACCTTGGCTTCGCGAACAACAGTGCCGACCTCTCCACAGGAAATTACGGTCTGAGCGTCGGCGAAGAGCTGCACCAGGGCTTCAACGCGCAAACAAAATGGACCCATCAGACCGATTCCGAATCAGGCTTCACGGTACGGAGCTGGCTCGGGTATACGGAATTGAGAGCCGCGTATGGAAACTACAACTACTCAATATGGGGACTGGAATCGAGAATGCGGAAAAAGATATCCGACAAGCAGAGGTTAACTATCACCACCACAGCTTCGGTAGACCAAGCGGAACTCCTCGATAGCGTTAACATTATATTTCAGCCCGACTACGATGAGCATAGCTACAACGCCAACGCCGGAGCGGAGTACACCTACAGCCTCATCCCCGACAAACGTGAAATTTCCGCAGGACTCTCTTCACAGTACGATTCTTACTCGGACGAAGTCGAAATCCTGCCCTCCTTCAGAGTGATGGAACGTCTCAACGAAAAAACGAGAATTTGGTTCTCCTACTCGAAGTCTACCCGATCCGTTCCGAACGGACTTAATGATTTTAGTTATTTCGTATATTACGGACTGCCAATGGAGACAGTTCAAATTCCCACGCCGTTAGGAAATATTCCTGTTTCGACACAGATAGTCGCCGCTATCGAAGGGGGAAATATGCAAAACGAACAGCAGAATTCCTACGAAATCGGATTTCGTCATCAATTTTCCGATACGTCAAACCTGACCCTCAACACCTTTTATTACGTGTACCGTGATCTTTTGGGTGCCACCGACGCCCCGATAGAGCCTGTGCTCACAGTTCCGAACCCTTACCTGCTCACTCCTTCTTACGTCGAAAATTCGGCCGAGGGAGAAGCATATGGGTTCGAACTCAGCTGGGATGCGGCGTTGAGCAAGAAATTCGAAGTAAAATTGAACTACGCATTCCTGCAGGACAGTTTTCAAGCCATCCTCTCTGGCGTTGAGAATCCCGCCTATATTCTCTTCCAATTAGGCGACGTTAAGAACCTAGACAACAACGCTCCCGAGCATTCAGCTTCAGCCTGGCTGCTAACCAACCTATCGGAAGAGTGGCAATTCGATCTAGGACTGAGGGCTACCTCCTCCTACACAAACCCCGAATTCAAGCAACCTAGCATATTCCAATCAGATGCCAGACTGTCATGGAACCCCAACGACACTCTACGACTTTCATTAGTCGGTCGAAACTTGCTGGACCCTCGAACTGACGAAAGTCATCTGCGGCACAATATTGGATTCGGTACCGAACAAGCAAGAGAGCTCTCAGTAGAGCTACGCTACGAATTCTAG
- a CDS encoding thioredoxin family protein: protein MESDPSARSNKSWLKFILLGIVLVGAYFLNVEIQTRLGEKALAAVPIEKHSLDQAFNKARAENKLVIADLSAIWCPTCRSLDKNLFSNPIVKEAIDQNYVFARIEYESPEGEAFQQVYNVRSFPTLLILAPSGTKIKELPITTDPDEFLAEI from the coding sequence ATGGAAAGCGATCCCTCTGCCCGTTCGAACAAGTCTTGGTTAAAGTTCATACTCCTCGGCATCGTCCTAGTGGGCGCTTATTTTCTAAACGTCGAAATTCAAACTCGGCTTGGCGAGAAGGCCCTCGCCGCAGTTCCAATCGAAAAGCACAGCTTAGACCAAGCATTCAACAAGGCCAGAGCGGAGAATAAATTGGTTATCGCTGACCTATCAGCCATCTGGTGCCCCACCTGCAGAAGTCTGGACAAGAATCTATTTTCGAACCCAATCGTCAAAGAGGCGATCGACCAAAACTATGTCTTCGCTCGCATCGAATACGAATCGCCCGAGGGCGAGGCTTTTCAGCAAGTCTATAACGTCCGCTCCTTTCCCACCCTTCTCATTCTGGCCCCCTCCGGAACTAAGATAAAAGAGCTGCCCATCACGACTGACCCCGACGAGTTTCTCGCTGAGATATAG
- a CDS encoding YfiR family protein, with protein MRANYLIRFVDFVRWGRPMNEPTTIAVLNAPSLYRELLSIAEAKRSSNREFRIIEIQATADLKGVDLVFFGTGTQTRWNELIDRAQLESIVTVSDQTGFMDAGGLIEFSIHKNRLRFSLNLESTETYGVDLSSKLIQLSAR; from the coding sequence CTGAGAGCGAACTACCTTATTCGATTTGTGGATTTCGTTCGCTGGGGTAGACCCATGAACGAACCAACGACCATCGCAGTTCTGAACGCTCCCAGTCTGTACCGAGAACTTTTGTCAATCGCCGAAGCCAAAAGGTCTAGCAACCGCGAATTTCGTATCATTGAAATCCAAGCTACAGCTGACCTCAAAGGCGTAGACCTGGTATTTTTCGGAACGGGAACACAGACTAGATGGAACGAGCTTATTGATAGAGCACAACTGGAATCAATCGTCACCGTCAGCGATCAGACGGGCTTTATGGATGCCGGTGGATTGATCGAGTTTTCAATCCATAAAAACAGACTTCGGTTCTCATTGAATTTGGAATCTACGGAAACTTACGGAGTGGATCTGAGCTCGAAGCTCATCCAACTATCCGCACGATAG
- a CDS encoding ATP-binding protein, whose amino-acid sequence MNWTPKKLLKPFLSLGVSKKILLATTVSSFITLSLFTVFEVYRVNSLFTEKKIEQIASIASILESYNEAPLGFGDPFAATDYLAQLDKEADITNAILYDTNSAVFAKYQREPSESTLPFPDFKGAKIGSDYILYAIEVELEGEMLGTLLVEADTSSIKKQLQQTITVAVLLLIAGTVIAFFIGLGIQKLITDPLKELETIAKKVYQDGDYTSRAVKRYSDEVGSLTDSFNFMMESVQTRDKEIQENNRDLELEVAARTIELRTAMEKAQAANKAKSEFLSTMSHELRTPMNAIVGMASLLMGKDLDEERQSYVKIIHSSSDTLLSLINDVLDYSKIESGNLDLEREPFGLLNCIEEAMDIVAAPRRDSAIEFMVTIDPKLPAVIEGDVTRLRQVLINLLGNAVKFTSEGHVWLEAKYCTPDEGVSKYVEIAVHDTGIGIPEDRKHRLFQTFSQVDSSMTRRFGGTGLGLAISQRLTKAMGGLIEVESKVGVGSTFRFSIPIITDESTPLSNYPSPNPNKIPFTVKLAIPSEHLKASVQEIFESWDATIVDDQQEADVAIIYTAHLSDPEEASVFVVEESNKLQPDSHKVLICHPRCRDSGNRFVGKTVFTAPIHISDLRSIVQNIVGQENEEVEKKNSKLGPVGAIKDAKILLAEDNKLNQKVFKLIMKREGYQIDIVNDGAEALAAILRKPYDLVFMDLQMPVMDGLEATRTIRSTGDKIAQPWIIGFTANVEADAAPAIRAAGMNDYLPKPVKDRDIRSALKKYIESRGT is encoded by the coding sequence ATGAATTGGACACCAAAGAAGCTATTAAAACCATTTTTGTCGCTCGGGGTTTCCAAGAAGATCCTCCTCGCAACAACTGTATCCAGTTTCATAACGCTTTCTCTGTTTACCGTATTCGAGGTATATCGAGTCAACTCGCTCTTCACAGAGAAAAAGATCGAGCAGATTGCTTCAATCGCTTCTATTCTTGAGAGCTACAATGAAGCGCCATTGGGCTTCGGGGATCCTTTTGCTGCAACTGATTACCTAGCGCAACTGGACAAGGAAGCAGACATCACCAACGCCATTTTGTACGACACAAACTCTGCTGTTTTTGCGAAGTATCAAAGAGAACCGTCAGAATCGACTCTCCCCTTCCCGGATTTCAAAGGGGCCAAAATCGGGTCTGACTATATTTTGTACGCGATCGAGGTGGAGCTGGAGGGCGAGATGCTCGGCACATTGCTGGTAGAAGCAGACACCTCGTCGATCAAGAAACAGCTACAGCAAACAATCACGGTCGCAGTCCTCTTGTTGATAGCCGGAACCGTCATCGCTTTCTTTATAGGTTTAGGTATACAAAAATTGATCACTGACCCTCTCAAGGAGCTGGAAACGATCGCGAAAAAGGTGTATCAAGATGGAGACTACACCTCGCGTGCGGTAAAACGATACAGCGATGAAGTCGGATCTCTGACCGATAGCTTCAACTTCATGATGGAGTCGGTGCAAACCCGCGACAAAGAGATTCAGGAGAACAACCGCGATCTGGAATTGGAAGTAGCGGCTCGTACCATAGAGCTCCGCACCGCCATGGAAAAGGCCCAGGCTGCCAACAAGGCTAAATCCGAATTCCTCTCTACCATGAGCCACGAGCTGCGTACGCCCATGAACGCCATCGTCGGCATGGCAAGCTTGCTGATGGGCAAGGATCTCGATGAAGAACGCCAGAGCTACGTTAAGATCATTCACTCAAGCTCCGACACCCTCCTATCGCTCATAAACGACGTTCTGGACTATTCTAAAATCGAAAGCGGAAACCTCGACCTCGAGAGGGAGCCGTTTGGCCTATTAAACTGCATCGAAGAGGCGATGGATATTGTGGCCGCTCCGAGACGCGACAGCGCGATCGAATTCATGGTCACCATCGATCCTAAACTTCCTGCCGTGATCGAGGGCGACGTTACTCGACTGCGACAAGTTTTGATCAACCTCCTTGGAAATGCGGTTAAGTTCACCAGCGAGGGTCACGTCTGGCTGGAGGCTAAATACTGCACGCCCGACGAAGGAGTTTCCAAATACGTGGAAATCGCTGTCCACGATACGGGCATCGGTATTCCCGAAGATCGCAAGCACCGCCTCTTCCAAACCTTTTCTCAAGTTGACTCGTCGATGACCCGCCGTTTCGGAGGCACAGGTCTCGGTCTCGCTATTAGCCAAAGGCTAACCAAGGCAATGGGCGGTCTCATAGAAGTTGAAAGCAAGGTCGGCGTGGGATCGACCTTCCGTTTCTCCATTCCGATCATAACTGATGAATCGACTCCACTTTCGAACTATCCGAGCCCCAATCCTAACAAGATCCCCTTCACGGTTAAGCTGGCGATTCCTTCCGAACACTTGAAAGCGTCAGTACAGGAAATCTTCGAATCCTGGGACGCGACTATCGTAGACGATCAACAAGAGGCAGACGTGGCCATCATCTACACGGCTCACCTTTCCGATCCTGAAGAAGCTAGCGTTTTTGTAGTCGAAGAGTCCAACAAGCTTCAGCCGGACTCGCACAAGGTGCTGATTTGTCATCCAAGATGCAGAGACTCCGGTAATCGATTCGTTGGCAAAACTGTATTTACCGCTCCCATACATATCAGCGACCTGCGCTCAATCGTCCAAAATATTGTTGGGCAGGAAAACGAGGAGGTTGAAAAGAAAAACAGCAAGCTCGGTCCGGTGGGTGCCATAAAGGACGCCAAAATCCTTTTGGCAGAGGATAACAAGCTGAACCAGAAAGTCTTCAAGCTGATCATGAAGCGGGAAGGCTATCAGATCGACATCGTTAACGATGGAGCGGAAGCCCTAGCCGCCATTCTTCGCAAGCCCTACGATCTCGTCTTTATGGATCTCCAAATGCCAGTAATGGACGGCTTGGAGGCTACTCGCACCATTCGCTCGACTGGAGACAAGATCGCACAACCGTGGATCATTGGCTTCACTGCGAACGTGGAGGCAGACGCCGCTCCGGCAATTAGGGCAGCCGGGATGAACGACTACCTCCCCAAGCCAGTTAAAGATAGGGACATACGTTCCGCATTGAAAAAATATATCGAAAGTCGTGGGACCTAA
- a CDS encoding YfiR family protein has protein sequence MKYLKNTIRLLSLIALTIFFENTVSAQSLQDDTIRANYLIRFVDFIRWERPLNEPVSIGVMGSPSLLRELNSIAAEKQKSGREFRISEFTVEKDESTYDLIYVASGRKQVWQEIISRAQASSVVSVSDEAGFLDAGGLIEFSVQKNRLRFYLNLDAAEDYGVNLSSKLIQLSAK, from the coding sequence ATGAAATATCTTAAAAACACAATCCGCCTCCTGAGCCTGATCGCTCTTACGATCTTTTTTGAAAATACAGTATCCGCTCAGTCTCTACAGGACGACACAATTAGAGCAAACTATCTTATCCGATTCGTCGACTTCATCCGGTGGGAAAGACCACTGAATGAACCGGTAAGTATCGGAGTAATGGGATCTCCCTCCCTACTCCGCGAACTCAATAGTATCGCTGCTGAAAAACAGAAAAGCGGACGCGAGTTCCGCATCTCTGAGTTCACTGTGGAGAAAGACGAATCTACCTACGACCTCATCTACGTCGCATCAGGCCGGAAACAGGTCTGGCAAGAAATCATCTCCAGAGCTCAGGCCTCCTCAGTAGTCTCAGTCAGTGACGAAGCGGGCTTTTTGGACGCGGGTGGCTTGATCGAATTCTCGGTCCAGAAAAACCGACTACGCTTTTACCTAAACCTCGATGCCGCCGAGGACTACGGCGTTAACCTCAGCTCAAAGCTAATCCAGCTTTCAGCTAAATAG